A region from the Canis aureus isolate CA01 chromosome 10, VMU_Caureus_v.1.0, whole genome shotgun sequence genome encodes:
- the HNRNPH1 gene encoding heterogeneous nuclear ribonucleoprotein H isoform X1: protein MMLGTEGGEGFVVKVRGLPWSCSADEVQRFFSDCKIQNGAQGIRFIYTREGRPSGEAFVELESEDEVKLALKKDRETMGHRYVEVFKSNNVEMDWVLKHTGPNSPDTANDGFVRLRGLPFGCSKEEIVQFFSGLEIVPNGITLPVDFQGRSTGEAFVQFASQEIAEKALKKHKERIGHRYIEIFKSSRAEVRTHYDPPRKLMAMQRPGPYDRPGAGRGYNSIGRGAGFERMRRGAYGGGYGGYDDYNGYNDGYGFGSDRFGRDLNYCFSGMSDHRYGDGGSTFQSTTGHCVHMRGLPYRATENDIYNFFSPLNPVRVHIEIGPDGRVTGEADVEFATHEDAVAAMSKDKANMQHRYVELFLNSTAGASGGAYEHRYVELFLNSTAGASGGAYGSQMMGGMGLSNQSSYGGPASQQLSGGYGGGYGGQSSMSGYGSQGAVSSSYYSSGSRASMGVNGMGGMSSMSSMSGGWGM from the exons ATGATGTTGGGCACCGAAGGCGGAGAGGGGTTCGTGGTGAAGGTCCGGGGCTTGCCCTGGTCTTGCTCGGCGGATGAAGTGCAGCGTTTTTTTTCTG ACTGCAAAATTCAAAATGGGGCTCAAGGTATTCGTTTCATCTACACCAGAGAAGGCAGACCGAGTGGCGAGGCTTTTGTTGAACTTGAATCAGAAGATGAAGTCAAATTGGCCctgaaaaaagacagagaaactaTGGGACACAGATATGTTGAAG TATTCAAGTCAAACAACGTTGAAATGGATTGGGTGTTGAAGCATACTGGTCCAAATAGTCCTGACACGGCCAATGATGGCTTTGTACGGCTTAGAGGACTCCCCTTTGGATGTAGCAAGGAAGAAATTGTTCAGTTCTTCTCAG GGTTGGAAATCGTGCCAAATGGGATAACATTGCCGGTGGACTTCCAGGGGAGGAGTACGGGGGAGGCCTTCGTGCAGTTTGCTTCACAGGAAATAGCTGAAAAGGCTCTAAAGAAACACAAGGAAAGAATAGGGCACAG GTATATCGAAATCTTTAAGAGCAGTCGAGCTGAAGTTAGAACTCACTATGATCCACCACGAAAGCTTATGGCCATGCAGCGGCCAGGTCCCTATGACAGACCTGGAGCTGGCAGAGGGTATAACAGCATTGGCAGGGGAGCTGGCTTTGAACGGATGAGGCGTGGTGCTTATGGTGGAG GTTATGGAGGCTATGATGATTATAATGGCTATAATGATGGCTATGGATTTGGGTCCGATAGATTTGGAAGAG ACCTCAATTACTGTTTTTCAGGAATGTCTGATCACAGATATGGGGATGGTGGCTCTACTTTCCAGAGCACAACAGGACATTGTGTACACATGCGGGGATTACCTTACAGAGCTACTGAGAATGACATTTATAAT tttttttcaCCGCTTAACCCTGTGAGAGTACATATTGAAATTGGTCCTGATGGCAGAGTAACTGGTGAAGCAGATGTCGAGTTTGCAACTCATGAAGATGCTGTGGCAGCTATGTCAAAAGACAAAGCAAATATGC aaCACAGATATGTAGAACTCTTCTTGAATTCTACAGCAGGAGCAAGCGGTGGTGCTTACG AACACAGATATGTAGAACTCTTCTTGAATTCTACAGCAGGAGCAAGCGGTGGTGCTTATGGTAGCCAAATGATGGGAGGCATGGGCTTGT CAAACCAGTCCAGTTATGGTGGCCCAGCCAGTCAGCAGCTGAGTGGTGGTTATGGAGGCGGCTATGGCGGCCAGAGCAGCATGAGTGGATATG GCAGCCAAGGAGCAGTGAGCAGCAGCTACTACAGTAGTGGAAGCCGTGCATCTATGGGAGTGAACGGAATGGGAGGGATGTCTAGCATGTCCAGTATGAGTGGTGGATGGGGAATGTAA
- the HNRNPH1 gene encoding heterogeneous nuclear ribonucleoprotein H isoform X7 — protein sequence MAMQRPGPYDRPGAGRGYNSIGRGAGFERMRRGAYGGGYGGYDDYNGYNDGYGFGSDRFGRDLNYCFSGMSDHRYGDGGSTFQSTTGHCVHMRGLPYRATENDIYNFFSPLNPVRVHIEIGPDGRVTGEADVEFATHEDAVAAMSKDKANMQHRYVELFLNSTAGASGGAYEHRYVELFLNSTAGASGGAYGSQMMGGMGLSNQSSYGGPASQQLSGGYGGGYGGQSSMSGYGSQGAVSSSYYSSGSRASMGVNGMGGMSSMSSMSGGWGM from the exons ATGGCCATGCAGCGGCCAGGTCCCTATGACAGACCTGGAGCTGGCAGAGGGTATAACAGCATTGGCAGGGGAGCTGGCTTTGAACGGATGAGGCGTGGTGCTTATGGTGGAG GTTATGGAGGCTATGATGATTATAATGGCTATAATGATGGCTATGGATTTGGGTCCGATAGATTTGGAAGAG ACCTCAATTACTGTTTTTCAGGAATGTCTGATCACAGATATGGGGATGGTGGCTCTACTTTCCAGAGCACAACAGGACATTGTGTACACATGCGGGGATTACCTTACAGAGCTACTGAGAATGACATTTATAAT tttttttcaCCGCTTAACCCTGTGAGAGTACATATTGAAATTGGTCCTGATGGCAGAGTAACTGGTGAAGCAGATGTCGAGTTTGCAACTCATGAAGATGCTGTGGCAGCTATGTCAAAAGACAAAGCAAATATGC aaCACAGATATGTAGAACTCTTCTTGAATTCTACAGCAGGAGCAAGCGGTGGTGCTTACG AACACAGATATGTAGAACTCTTCTTGAATTCTACAGCAGGAGCAAGCGGTGGTGCTTATGGTAGCCAAATGATGGGAGGCATGGGCTTGT CAAACCAGTCCAGTTATGGTGGCCCAGCCAGTCAGCAGCTGAGTGGTGGTTATGGAGGCGGCTATGGCGGCCAGAGCAGCATGAGTGGATATG GCAGCCAAGGAGCAGTGAGCAGCAGCTACTACAGTAGTGGAAGCCGTGCATCTATGGGAGTGAACGGAATGGGAGGGATGTCTAGCATGTCCAGTATGAGTGGTGGATGGGGAATGTAA
- the HNRNPH1 gene encoding heterogeneous nuclear ribonucleoprotein H isoform X4 → MMLGTEGGEGFVVKVRGLPWSCSADEVQRFFSDCKIQNGAQGIRFIYTREGRPSGEAFVELESEDEVKLALKKDRETMGHRYVEVFKSNNVEMDWVLKHTGPNSPDTANDGFVRLRGLPFGCSKEEIVQFFSGLEIVPNGITLPVDFQGRSTGEAFVQFASQEIAEKALKKHKERIGHRYIEIFKSSRAEVRTHYDPPRKLMAMQRPGPYDRPGAGRGYNSIGRGAGFERMRRGAYGGGYGGYDDYNGYNDGYGFGSDRFGRDLNYCFSGMSDHRYGDGGSTFQSTTGHCVHMRGLPYRATENDIYNFFSPLNPVRVHIEIGPDGRVTGEADVEFATHEDAVAAMSKDKANMQHRYVELFLNSTAGASGGAYEHRYVELFLNSTAGASGGAYGSQMMGGMGLSNQSSYGGPASQQLSGGYGGGYGGQSSMSGYDQVLQENSSDFQSNIA, encoded by the exons ATGATGTTGGGCACCGAAGGCGGAGAGGGGTTCGTGGTGAAGGTCCGGGGCTTGCCCTGGTCTTGCTCGGCGGATGAAGTGCAGCGTTTTTTTTCTG ACTGCAAAATTCAAAATGGGGCTCAAGGTATTCGTTTCATCTACACCAGAGAAGGCAGACCGAGTGGCGAGGCTTTTGTTGAACTTGAATCAGAAGATGAAGTCAAATTGGCCctgaaaaaagacagagaaactaTGGGACACAGATATGTTGAAG TATTCAAGTCAAACAACGTTGAAATGGATTGGGTGTTGAAGCATACTGGTCCAAATAGTCCTGACACGGCCAATGATGGCTTTGTACGGCTTAGAGGACTCCCCTTTGGATGTAGCAAGGAAGAAATTGTTCAGTTCTTCTCAG GGTTGGAAATCGTGCCAAATGGGATAACATTGCCGGTGGACTTCCAGGGGAGGAGTACGGGGGAGGCCTTCGTGCAGTTTGCTTCACAGGAAATAGCTGAAAAGGCTCTAAAGAAACACAAGGAAAGAATAGGGCACAG GTATATCGAAATCTTTAAGAGCAGTCGAGCTGAAGTTAGAACTCACTATGATCCACCACGAAAGCTTATGGCCATGCAGCGGCCAGGTCCCTATGACAGACCTGGAGCTGGCAGAGGGTATAACAGCATTGGCAGGGGAGCTGGCTTTGAACGGATGAGGCGTGGTGCTTATGGTGGAG GTTATGGAGGCTATGATGATTATAATGGCTATAATGATGGCTATGGATTTGGGTCCGATAGATTTGGAAGAG ACCTCAATTACTGTTTTTCAGGAATGTCTGATCACAGATATGGGGATGGTGGCTCTACTTTCCAGAGCACAACAGGACATTGTGTACACATGCGGGGATTACCTTACAGAGCTACTGAGAATGACATTTATAAT tttttttcaCCGCTTAACCCTGTGAGAGTACATATTGAAATTGGTCCTGATGGCAGAGTAACTGGTGAAGCAGATGTCGAGTTTGCAACTCATGAAGATGCTGTGGCAGCTATGTCAAAAGACAAAGCAAATATGC aaCACAGATATGTAGAACTCTTCTTGAATTCTACAGCAGGAGCAAGCGGTGGTGCTTACG AACACAGATATGTAGAACTCTTCTTGAATTCTACAGCAGGAGCAAGCGGTGGTGCTTATGGTAGCCAAATGATGGGAGGCATGGGCTTGT CAAACCAGTCCAGTTATGGTGGCCCAGCCAGTCAGCAGCTGAGTGGTGGTTATGGAGGCGGCTATGGCGGCCAGAGCAGCATGAGTGGATATG ACCAAGTTTTACAGGAAAACTCCAGTGATTTTCAATCAAACATTGCATag
- the HNRNPH1 gene encoding heterogeneous nuclear ribonucleoprotein H isoform X3 produces the protein MMLGTEGGEGFVVKVRGLPWSCSADEVQRFFSDCKIQNGAQGIRFIYTREGRPSGEAFVELESEDEVKLALKKDRETMGHRYVEVFKSNNVEMDWVLKHTGPNSPDTANDGFVRLRGLPFGCSKEEIVQFFSGLEIVPNGITLPVDFQGRSTGEAFVQFASQEIAEKALKKHKERIGHRYIEIFKSSRAEVRTHYDPPRKLMAMQRPGPYDRPGAGRGYNSIGRGAGFERMRRGAYGGGYGGYDDYNGYNDGYGFGSDRFGRDLNYCFSGMSDHRYGDGGSTFQSTTGHCVHMRGLPYRATENDIYNFFSPLNPVRVHIEIGPDGRVTGEADVEFATHEDAVAAMSKDKANMQHRYVELFLNSTAGASGGAYGSQMLGGMGLSNQSSYGGPASQQLSGGYGGGYGGQSSMSGYGSQGAVSSSYYSSGSRASMGVNGMGGMSSMSSMSGGWGM, from the exons ATGATGTTGGGCACCGAAGGCGGAGAGGGGTTCGTGGTGAAGGTCCGGGGCTTGCCCTGGTCTTGCTCGGCGGATGAAGTGCAGCGTTTTTTTTCTG ACTGCAAAATTCAAAATGGGGCTCAAGGTATTCGTTTCATCTACACCAGAGAAGGCAGACCGAGTGGCGAGGCTTTTGTTGAACTTGAATCAGAAGATGAAGTCAAATTGGCCctgaaaaaagacagagaaactaTGGGACACAGATATGTTGAAG TATTCAAGTCAAACAACGTTGAAATGGATTGGGTGTTGAAGCATACTGGTCCAAATAGTCCTGACACGGCCAATGATGGCTTTGTACGGCTTAGAGGACTCCCCTTTGGATGTAGCAAGGAAGAAATTGTTCAGTTCTTCTCAG GGTTGGAAATCGTGCCAAATGGGATAACATTGCCGGTGGACTTCCAGGGGAGGAGTACGGGGGAGGCCTTCGTGCAGTTTGCTTCACAGGAAATAGCTGAAAAGGCTCTAAAGAAACACAAGGAAAGAATAGGGCACAG GTATATCGAAATCTTTAAGAGCAGTCGAGCTGAAGTTAGAACTCACTATGATCCACCACGAAAGCTTATGGCCATGCAGCGGCCAGGTCCCTATGACAGACCTGGAGCTGGCAGAGGGTATAACAGCATTGGCAGGGGAGCTGGCTTTGAACGGATGAGGCGTGGTGCTTATGGTGGAG GTTATGGAGGCTATGATGATTATAATGGCTATAATGATGGCTATGGATTTGGGTCCGATAGATTTGGAAGAG ACCTCAATTACTGTTTTTCAGGAATGTCTGATCACAGATATGGGGATGGTGGCTCTACTTTCCAGAGCACAACAGGACATTGTGTACACATGCGGGGATTACCTTACAGAGCTACTGAGAATGACATTTATAAT tttttttcaCCGCTTAACCCTGTGAGAGTACATATTGAAATTGGTCCTGATGGCAGAGTAACTGGTGAAGCAGATGTCGAGTTTGCAACTCATGAAGATGCTGTGGCAGCTATGTCAAAAGACAAAGCAAATATGC aaCACAGATATGTAGAACTCTTCTTGAATTCTACAGCAGGAGCAAGCGGTGGTGCTTACGGTAGCCAAATGCTAGGAGGCATGGGTTTGT CAAACCAGTCCAGTTATGGTGGCCCAGCCAGTCAGCAGCTGAGTGGTGGTTATGGAGGCGGCTATGGCGGCCAGAGCAGCATGAGTGGATATG GCAGCCAAGGAGCAGTGAGCAGCAGCTACTACAGTAGTGGAAGCCGTGCATCTATGGGAGTGAACGGAATGGGAGGGATGTCTAGCATGTCCAGTATGAGTGGTGGATGGGGAATGTAA
- the HNRNPH1 gene encoding heterogeneous nuclear ribonucleoprotein H isoform X2: MMLGTEGGEGFVVKVRGLPWSCSADEVQRFFSDCKIQNGAQGIRFIYTREGRPSGEAFVELESEDEVKLALKKDRETMGHRYVEVFKSNNVEMDWVLKHTGPNSPDTANDGFVRLRGLPFGCSKEEIVQFFSGLEIVPNGITLPVDFQGRSTGEAFVQFASQEIAEKALKKHKERIGHRYIEIFKSSRAEVRTHYDPPRKLMAMQRPGPYDRPGAGRGYNSIGRGAGFERMRRGAYGGGYGGYDDYNGYNDGYGFGSDRFGRDLNYCFSGMSDHRYGDGGSTFQSTTGHCVHMRGLPYRATENDIYNFFSPLNPVRVHIEIGPDGRVTGEADVEFATHEDAVAAMSKDKANMQHRYVELFLNSTAGASGGAYEHRYVELFLNSTAGASGGAYANQSSYGGPASQQLSGGYGGGYGGQSSMSGYGSQGAVSSSYYSSGSRASMGVNGMGGMSSMSSMSGGWGM; this comes from the exons ATGATGTTGGGCACCGAAGGCGGAGAGGGGTTCGTGGTGAAGGTCCGGGGCTTGCCCTGGTCTTGCTCGGCGGATGAAGTGCAGCGTTTTTTTTCTG ACTGCAAAATTCAAAATGGGGCTCAAGGTATTCGTTTCATCTACACCAGAGAAGGCAGACCGAGTGGCGAGGCTTTTGTTGAACTTGAATCAGAAGATGAAGTCAAATTGGCCctgaaaaaagacagagaaactaTGGGACACAGATATGTTGAAG TATTCAAGTCAAACAACGTTGAAATGGATTGGGTGTTGAAGCATACTGGTCCAAATAGTCCTGACACGGCCAATGATGGCTTTGTACGGCTTAGAGGACTCCCCTTTGGATGTAGCAAGGAAGAAATTGTTCAGTTCTTCTCAG GGTTGGAAATCGTGCCAAATGGGATAACATTGCCGGTGGACTTCCAGGGGAGGAGTACGGGGGAGGCCTTCGTGCAGTTTGCTTCACAGGAAATAGCTGAAAAGGCTCTAAAGAAACACAAGGAAAGAATAGGGCACAG GTATATCGAAATCTTTAAGAGCAGTCGAGCTGAAGTTAGAACTCACTATGATCCACCACGAAAGCTTATGGCCATGCAGCGGCCAGGTCCCTATGACAGACCTGGAGCTGGCAGAGGGTATAACAGCATTGGCAGGGGAGCTGGCTTTGAACGGATGAGGCGTGGTGCTTATGGTGGAG GTTATGGAGGCTATGATGATTATAATGGCTATAATGATGGCTATGGATTTGGGTCCGATAGATTTGGAAGAG ACCTCAATTACTGTTTTTCAGGAATGTCTGATCACAGATATGGGGATGGTGGCTCTACTTTCCAGAGCACAACAGGACATTGTGTACACATGCGGGGATTACCTTACAGAGCTACTGAGAATGACATTTATAAT tttttttcaCCGCTTAACCCTGTGAGAGTACATATTGAAATTGGTCCTGATGGCAGAGTAACTGGTGAAGCAGATGTCGAGTTTGCAACTCATGAAGATGCTGTGGCAGCTATGTCAAAAGACAAAGCAAATATGC aaCACAGATATGTAGAACTCTTCTTGAATTCTACAGCAGGAGCAAGCGGTGGTGCTTACG AACACAGATATGTAGAACTCTTCTTGAATTCTACAGCAGGAGCAAGCGGTGGTGCTTATG CAAACCAGTCCAGTTATGGTGGCCCAGCCAGTCAGCAGCTGAGTGGTGGTTATGGAGGCGGCTATGGCGGCCAGAGCAGCATGAGTGGATATG GCAGCCAAGGAGCAGTGAGCAGCAGCTACTACAGTAGTGGAAGCCGTGCATCTATGGGAGTGAACGGAATGGGAGGGATGTCTAGCATGTCCAGTATGAGTGGTGGATGGGGAATGTAA
- the HNRNPH1 gene encoding heterogeneous nuclear ribonucleoprotein H isoform X6, whose product MMLGTEGGEGFVVKVRGLPWSCSADEVQRFFSDCKIQNGAQGIRFIYTREGRPSGEAFVELESEDEVKLALKKDRETMGHRYVEVFKSNNVEMDWVLKHTGPNSPDTANDGFVRLRGLPFGCSKEEIVQFFSGLEIVPNGITLPVDFQGRSTGEAFVQFASQEIAEKALKKHKERIGHRYIEIFKSSRAEVRTHYDPPRKLMAMQRPGPYDRPGAGRGYNSIGRGAGFERMRRGAYGGGYGGYDDYNGYNDGYGFGSDRFGRDLNYCFSGMSDHRYGDGGSTFQSTTGHCVHMRGLPYRATENDIYNFFSPLNPVRVHIEIGPDGRVTGEADVEFATHEDAVAAMSKDKANMQHRYVELFLNSTAGASGGAYGSQMLGGMGLSNQSSYGGPASQQLSGGYGGGYGGQSSMSGYDQVLQENSSDFQSNIA is encoded by the exons ATGATGTTGGGCACCGAAGGCGGAGAGGGGTTCGTGGTGAAGGTCCGGGGCTTGCCCTGGTCTTGCTCGGCGGATGAAGTGCAGCGTTTTTTTTCTG ACTGCAAAATTCAAAATGGGGCTCAAGGTATTCGTTTCATCTACACCAGAGAAGGCAGACCGAGTGGCGAGGCTTTTGTTGAACTTGAATCAGAAGATGAAGTCAAATTGGCCctgaaaaaagacagagaaactaTGGGACACAGATATGTTGAAG TATTCAAGTCAAACAACGTTGAAATGGATTGGGTGTTGAAGCATACTGGTCCAAATAGTCCTGACACGGCCAATGATGGCTTTGTACGGCTTAGAGGACTCCCCTTTGGATGTAGCAAGGAAGAAATTGTTCAGTTCTTCTCAG GGTTGGAAATCGTGCCAAATGGGATAACATTGCCGGTGGACTTCCAGGGGAGGAGTACGGGGGAGGCCTTCGTGCAGTTTGCTTCACAGGAAATAGCTGAAAAGGCTCTAAAGAAACACAAGGAAAGAATAGGGCACAG GTATATCGAAATCTTTAAGAGCAGTCGAGCTGAAGTTAGAACTCACTATGATCCACCACGAAAGCTTATGGCCATGCAGCGGCCAGGTCCCTATGACAGACCTGGAGCTGGCAGAGGGTATAACAGCATTGGCAGGGGAGCTGGCTTTGAACGGATGAGGCGTGGTGCTTATGGTGGAG GTTATGGAGGCTATGATGATTATAATGGCTATAATGATGGCTATGGATTTGGGTCCGATAGATTTGGAAGAG ACCTCAATTACTGTTTTTCAGGAATGTCTGATCACAGATATGGGGATGGTGGCTCTACTTTCCAGAGCACAACAGGACATTGTGTACACATGCGGGGATTACCTTACAGAGCTACTGAGAATGACATTTATAAT tttttttcaCCGCTTAACCCTGTGAGAGTACATATTGAAATTGGTCCTGATGGCAGAGTAACTGGTGAAGCAGATGTCGAGTTTGCAACTCATGAAGATGCTGTGGCAGCTATGTCAAAAGACAAAGCAAATATGC aaCACAGATATGTAGAACTCTTCTTGAATTCTACAGCAGGAGCAAGCGGTGGTGCTTACGGTAGCCAAATGCTAGGAGGCATGGGTTTGT CAAACCAGTCCAGTTATGGTGGCCCAGCCAGTCAGCAGCTGAGTGGTGGTTATGGAGGCGGCTATGGCGGCCAGAGCAGCATGAGTGGATATG ACCAAGTTTTACAGGAAAACTCCAGTGATTTTCAATCAAACATTGCATag
- the HNRNPH1 gene encoding heterogeneous nuclear ribonucleoprotein H isoform X5 produces the protein MMLGTEGGEGFVVKVRGLPWSCSADEVQRFFSDCKIQNGAQGIRFIYTREGRPSGEAFVELESEDEVKLALKKDRETMGHRYVEVFKSNNVEMDWVLKHTGPNSPDTANDGFVRLRGLPFGCSKEEIVQFFSGLEIVPNGITLPVDFQGRSTGEAFVQFASQEIAEKALKKHKERIGHRYIEIFKSSRAEVRTHYDPPRKLMAMQRPGPYDRPGAGRGYNSIGRGAGFERMRRGAYGGGYGGYDDYNGYNDGYGFGSDRFGRDLNYCFSGMSDHRYGDGGSTFQSTTGHCVHMRGLPYRATENDIYNFFSPLNPVRVHIEIGPDGRVTGEADVEFATHEDAVAAMSKDKANMQHRYVELFLNSTAGASGGAYEHRYVELFLNSTAGASGGAYANQSSYGGPASQQLSGGYGGGYGGQSSMSGYDQVLQENSSDFQSNIA, from the exons ATGATGTTGGGCACCGAAGGCGGAGAGGGGTTCGTGGTGAAGGTCCGGGGCTTGCCCTGGTCTTGCTCGGCGGATGAAGTGCAGCGTTTTTTTTCTG ACTGCAAAATTCAAAATGGGGCTCAAGGTATTCGTTTCATCTACACCAGAGAAGGCAGACCGAGTGGCGAGGCTTTTGTTGAACTTGAATCAGAAGATGAAGTCAAATTGGCCctgaaaaaagacagagaaactaTGGGACACAGATATGTTGAAG TATTCAAGTCAAACAACGTTGAAATGGATTGGGTGTTGAAGCATACTGGTCCAAATAGTCCTGACACGGCCAATGATGGCTTTGTACGGCTTAGAGGACTCCCCTTTGGATGTAGCAAGGAAGAAATTGTTCAGTTCTTCTCAG GGTTGGAAATCGTGCCAAATGGGATAACATTGCCGGTGGACTTCCAGGGGAGGAGTACGGGGGAGGCCTTCGTGCAGTTTGCTTCACAGGAAATAGCTGAAAAGGCTCTAAAGAAACACAAGGAAAGAATAGGGCACAG GTATATCGAAATCTTTAAGAGCAGTCGAGCTGAAGTTAGAACTCACTATGATCCACCACGAAAGCTTATGGCCATGCAGCGGCCAGGTCCCTATGACAGACCTGGAGCTGGCAGAGGGTATAACAGCATTGGCAGGGGAGCTGGCTTTGAACGGATGAGGCGTGGTGCTTATGGTGGAG GTTATGGAGGCTATGATGATTATAATGGCTATAATGATGGCTATGGATTTGGGTCCGATAGATTTGGAAGAG ACCTCAATTACTGTTTTTCAGGAATGTCTGATCACAGATATGGGGATGGTGGCTCTACTTTCCAGAGCACAACAGGACATTGTGTACACATGCGGGGATTACCTTACAGAGCTACTGAGAATGACATTTATAAT tttttttcaCCGCTTAACCCTGTGAGAGTACATATTGAAATTGGTCCTGATGGCAGAGTAACTGGTGAAGCAGATGTCGAGTTTGCAACTCATGAAGATGCTGTGGCAGCTATGTCAAAAGACAAAGCAAATATGC aaCACAGATATGTAGAACTCTTCTTGAATTCTACAGCAGGAGCAAGCGGTGGTGCTTACG AACACAGATATGTAGAACTCTTCTTGAATTCTACAGCAGGAGCAAGCGGTGGTGCTTATG CAAACCAGTCCAGTTATGGTGGCCCAGCCAGTCAGCAGCTGAGTGGTGGTTATGGAGGCGGCTATGGCGGCCAGAGCAGCATGAGTGGATATG ACCAAGTTTTACAGGAAAACTCCAGTGATTTTCAATCAAACATTGCATag